The Halobacillus amylolyticus nucleotide sequence CAGCTATTTATGGAGCGATTCTCGTTTCTGGTTTATTTGTCATTGTAATTAGTACGTTCTTTGGAAAATTGGTCCGTTTTTTCCCGCCGGTTGTGACAGGTACAGTTGTCACTGTTATCGGGATTACCCTAATTCCGGTTGCGATCAACAATATGGGCGGCGGCCAAGGTGCAAGTGATTTCGGTTCGATTTCAAATATTTCCCTATCCTTTGGAACGCTATTTTTTATTATCCTTATGTATCGATTCACAGAAGGTTTTATCCGATCGATTTCCATTTTACTAGGCATCATTGCAGGCACCGTCGTCGCAGCCTTTATTGGAAAAGTAGATTTTTCATCCGTAACGGAAGCTTCTGTATTCCACATGGTTGAGCCTTTTTATTTCGGCATGCCGACATTTGAATGGTCTGCGATTGTAACCATGATTCTAGTGGCGATGGTCTCGCTAGTGGAATCGACAGGTGTTTATTTCGCTCTTGGTGATATGACTGAAGAAAAGCTAAAGGAAGCAGATCTTTCGAAGGGCTATCGAGCAGAAGGACTTGCCATTTTACTTGGCGGAATCTTCAACGCATTCCCTTACACAGCCTTTTCTCAAAATGTCGGGTTGATGCACATGACAGGTGTAAAATCCCGTAAAGTGATTCTCGTTACAGGCATCATGTTAATCACACTAGGCTTCATTCCTAAAATTGCCGCCTTAACGACGATTATTCCATCAGCCGTATTAGGCGGAGCCATGATTGCCATGTTTGGAATGGTTATTGCCCAAGGCATCAAAATGCTTAGCAGCGTCATCGCAAACTCCGCTGAGAATTCAATGATTGTCGCCTGTTCGGTTGGAATGGGGCTTGGCGTGACGGTTGTGCCTGAATTGTTCGCTCAATTACCGCAAAGTATTCAAATTTTAACGAGCAACGGCATTGTTGCAGGCAGTGTGACCGCCATTACTCTAAATATTATCTTCAATATGACTCCATCACCAGCAAGAAAAACGGTAACGGTATTACAAGAGAAAGAAGCTTAAACAGAATAGTAATCTAGGTAGGCCAGCAGAATGTTTGATTCTGCTGGCTTTTTTATGTAAGAAGAAAAACCTTATCTATATTCTCTAATGCCATTATTAAAAGCCCCTACATCATTGTTTTCAATCCCAAATAAAGCTTCTTGTAAGGCAAATGTACTTTTATAAAACTTCATTCGTTTCAAAATATGATCTATCCCAGGATAATGACTTGTAAGCATATTTAAAAATTCTTCTCCGTAACTTGATAAGATGCCAGCAAAGTCATACGCTGGATCACCTAAATATGAACCTCCAAAGTCGATAACACCCGTGATTTTGTTTTGATCAGAACTGTATAAAATATTTGAGGCTCCAAAATCTCCATGAATGAGACACGGTGTAAAGTTAAAGTGTGACCCGTCACTTAAATAGGCTTCGAAGCGTTCTGAAGTTTTCCTTTTTGCCTCATCTCTCATATAAGGAAACAACTTAATTTTAAAATCAACGTACAAGTCGGAAATTTCGTTATATGGATTAATCGTTTCTTTCTCAAGAGTTGGCACGACTTTTTTGACTGGAATACTATGTAACTCATTTAAAAACTGAGCTAGCTGATTCGCTATGCCCTGCAAATGACCTGCATTTTTACTAGTAGAGATTAGATTCCTCCAAAATGGCTGACCATCAATCCTTTCATATCCCATGAAAGATCGACCAGGTTCTTTACTTGCAAAGTCTTTATATATCGGTCGAGGAATTGGCAGGGAAACGTACTCATAAATGCCATTTAAAATTTCTATTTCTAATTTTAGATGGTCGATCCCTTCTTTATATTTTGCAAATCGAAACACAAGCGAATCGTTAGCAATGAGTACATCATTGTTTTGTCCACTATCATTCATTTCTGCTGAGTATATATGTAAATTTGGATAACACTGTTTGATCCTATCGACATAGAACTTTTCTTTCTTCATATTCCACCTCCTCATACTTGTTATTATTGGTTTTTAATGACTCCCGAAAACTCACCTCTTACTACTTCCTTTTCCTCCTGATTTCGGCATGAAAAAGAGGCAGTAATCAGGGTTCTCCCACCTTGATTCGCAAATTGGTCAATAATCACTTCACAAAGGATGGTATCCATTGTGAATACTGGCCTGAAAAACTCAAAAGTCATCTTACGGGCGAGGACGTTGTAGTCGCCCCCTACCTTTGTAGGCAATGTAGCCGTAAGTAATCCTTGAACAACCAACCTCCCCCGTTCATCAGGGGTCAGGTGATGAGCACCCTCATCGCCTGAGATCCTTGTGAATAATTCAACATCTTCTTCTGTAAAAGTACGTTCAAATGTAATCATATCTCCAGCTTTTAATGCCATTCCTACTTCCCCCTATTTTAAAAAGCACCTATTAATTCGCCTTATTTAATTTTACTTGTTCAATTTTTTCGCGATAAAAACCCTGTATTCATTACACATTCTATTTTCTTGATAAAAGTCCTGCTAAGTGAGCACTGGTCGCTTTTTGTGATAGTGCTTTGACTAGAGGGAACGTTCATGATCGCTTCATCCAATAGTAATAGTTAAGCCAGCAGAATGTAGAGGTTCTGCTGGCTGGCTGATCCTTATTTAGAGGATATTCCTAATTCAATTTGTTGGCTTTCGTACCTCTAATAATAATCTTGTAAGGAATCTTTTCAATTGAAAGTTCTTCTCTTTTTATCTCAATCACTTGCTTTACGTATTTTTCGATTTCTTCTGCTTGTTTTTTCACCCCCCATGAAAACCACCCATCTGATAACGACGTTTTTATAATGATCTGCAGTGGTTTAGGGTGGAATGAGTAAGCAAATCCACTTACTTTATCAAACTTTTTATCTGTTTCTTCCATGATTGAATGAAAAATAGGCGACCATTTCATGTCTCTTATTTCTGCTTCACTTCTTCTTTCGACTTTTACTGGGTAATCTAAACCTTTCTTGGCAGATACAGTATCGTGTACAAGTCTTTCAATATCTTCCTTAACGTTATTATAATATGACTCCGTTCCTTCAATTTTAATATAAATCATTTGCTTTGACTTCCTTGGGTCAATTCTCATTGCGATAACCTGGTTATACCCCTCTTGTTCTAATACTTTGCGACTGATTTCAAACAATTCATGTGTAAGCTCCTGCAGTCTCCTGTCCTCTTCACTTAAATCCCCAATCCCCCTATCCTCGACTTTCACATGAATAGCAACCTCACCAAAATTGTAGGGTTTTACAACACCTTCAATGAATTGTTTTATTTCACTTTCATGTTCTTTTTTATATCGCTTCTCCTTAACCCTAACGGTCACTGACGGTTGTTTAGAAAAAAAATGGTTATCTATGGAAGTAGAAAGACTGCCTTCAAATCCTTCTTCCTTGAATTTATCGTTTAGTTCTTTGTGGAAAGCTTCTACCTTTTCATTCTTTTCTGCGGTGTCCTTCATACTCTGTTTAATGCTGTCCTTCAAATTTTGACCCTGCGCCGTTTGACTACCACCAAAATAACTACTCATGAAAATAACCAAAGTAAAGGCTAACACCGTTCCTACTAAAATAGTAATCTTCTTCATTCATTCCCCTCCACTTTTGGAAAAATCATGGATAATCATGCTTGTATTTAATATATAGCTCGTTCCTTTAAATATGATATGAATTCTTTTTGATTCCCAATAGACCCTTAATAAGAGGTACAATTAGCCCTGTGATAGAGCTTTTGACTAAATTGTGAAACATTGAGCAAAGGACTTGTATTAAACTCTGAAGCAGATTATACTTAGGTTACAATTAAATATGTGAAATGTTTCACAATACAAATTATTAGGAGGATGAACTCATGAAAATCGCAGTCATAGGTAGCACACACGCTGGCACAGCAGCAGCTACCAATATCGCAAACTTATATCCAGAATCAACAATTACCGTATATGAACGAAACGACAACGTATCTTTTTTATCTTGCGGTCTGGCTTTATATGTGGGTGGTGTCGTCAATGATCCTCAAGGCTTGTTCTACTCCTCCCCTGAAAAAATGAGAGAACTTGGCATCACAATGAAGATGCAGCACGACGTCAAGGAAATCGACACCGATCGCCAGCTGATCCATGCTTCAAATTTAGTTACAGGAGAGTCGGTGACAGACCACTATGACAAGCTCGTTATGACAACAGGTTCTCAAGCCATTACTCCACCGATTGAAGGCATGAATCTCGACAACGTATTGTTTGCGAAGAATTATAACCAGGCGAATACGATCATCGAACGTGCAGAACAGGCTGAACATGTGACGGTCGTCGGTGCCGGGTACATCGGTGTGGAACTCGTCGAAGCTTTCGAAAAAGGCGGCAAACGCGTCACGTTGATCGATGGTGCCGACCGAATTTTGAACAAATATCTTGATCCCGAGTTCACGGACGATGTGGAAGCCGATTTCCGGACACGCAACATCGAACTTGCTCTGTCGCAAACGGTTGAGCGCATCGAAGGTCAGGATGGTTCCGTGAAAAGCGTCATCACCAATAAAGGCAAGTATGAAACTGACCTTGTCATCATGTGTGTCGGCTTCCGCCCGAATACCGGTTTGCTAAAAGGGAAGGTTGATATGCTAAATAACGGAGCTATTAAAGTTAATGACTACATGCAAACGAGTGATCCAGCGATTTTTGCTGCTGGTGACTGTTGTGCCGTCAAGTATAATCCAACCGAAGGGTATGCTTATATTCCTCTTGCAACGAATGCTGTCCGCATGGGAACACTCGTCGCTCGCAATTTAATAGAACCAACGATAGCAAACGTCGGGACACAAGGCACCTCAGGATTGCACATTTACGATTTGAACATGGCCTCTACTGGATTAACCGAAACGTCTGCTTGTCTTATGGGCACTCATGTGAAAAGCGTCACAATCGAAGACAACCACCGCCCTAATTTTATGCCAACAGCGGAAAACGTAAAATTAAAAGTGTCGTTCGACCCAGACACGAGACGCATTCTTGGCGCTCAGGTGTTATCAAAAGCGGATGTCACCCAATCCATCAACACGATCTCGGTCGGTATCCAGCACGGCATGACAATCGACGAACTTGCCTTTGTCGACTTTTTCTTTCAACCACATTTTAATCAACCATGGAACTTTTTGAATAAAGCTGGTTTGGAAGCAAACCTTTCTGTGAAACAACCTGAGTTGGTGTGATGAGGATTGGGATCTCCTGAAGCGCCTAGTGAACGATTCATTCAATATAAAAAAGCGGTGCCTGCATCCTTTCGAGGGAACAGGCACCGTTTGGTAACTTCACTTATTAAATTCAGTCACATCAATACTCTGATTTAATGACCATTTATCCAATTGAACCATTTCTATTTTATCATCAGAAAAAAATTGGATTCCCTCTGAATTTTTACCAGGGTAAATACGAGCAGTCATCACTTTTTCCCCGTTCTGTAAAAAGACCTCGAGGGATGATTGATCAATAAAGACCCTTAAGTGGAGCCGTCCATCCTTTAAAGAAAGGGGAGCTCTTCTTATCCCTCCTGGTCCTGCTCCAGAATGGTTTCTATCAAGAATAAATACTTCCTGTTTCACATCATATAAGAGTTTAGTTTCTTCCGTTTCACTTTCATTACAACGAACTCTCATGCCAAATGCAGAAGCATCTTTTGAATCTATGACAACATTTAGTTCTAAGCTAGTCCCCTCAACACCTTCGAAAGTGCACTCACTCTCAACTTCTACATTTTCGTATGAGATATGATCACACCTCAATGATTTTAACTCTGGCACAGGCACACTCTTTAATTGGCCATCTTCAATCGAAATAATCCTAGGTATAGTTATAGCACCAGCCCAGTAATCATCTTGTTCTGGCATGTCACTTTCCCACATGGCCATCCAAGCTAACAAAATTCTATTTCCCTTATCATCAAAAGTGGTTTGTGGGGCATAAAAATCAAATCCATAATCCAATGGTTGAAAATGATTAAAATCAAATATGCCCTTGTCTACGTCTAAATCTCCTAAAGCATAGACAGATTGATGGAGATTGTGATATAAATCCCCTTCAGGCATCACGCCCTGTGGAGACATCACTAATACATCATAGCCGTCCAGTTGAAAAAGATCGGGACATTCCCACATGTATCCCATATTACCCTTTCCTTTAGCTGCTACATTTAGAAACTCCCAAGAAATTAGATCCTTTGAGCGATAGAGTAATACCTGTCCACCTCGGTCATTCGTTTGGGATCCGACTACACTATAGTAATAGTCTTCTTTTTTCCAAACTTTTGGATCACGGAAATGAAAAGGATGTACATCCCTGAAGGTGCATCTGCTATCACAGGGTTATCAGCCATTTTTTCAAAAAGGGTTCCGTCTTCACTCACGGCGAGACATTGGACTTGCTTTAGATCTGTATCTGGATTGGTCCCTGTCCACCTGTTTCCCGTATAAAAAAGATATAGTCTTCCATCTTTCTCTATGGCGCTGCCTGAAAAACATCCATCTTGATCATAGGATTCACTAGGTGCTAGTGCAATCGGCAGGTGCTCCCAATGAACGAGATCTTTACTCTTCACATGTCCCCAATGCATAGGTCCCCATTCTGCCGAGTAAGGGTGATGTTGATAAAACAAATGAAA carries:
- a CDS encoding nucleobase:cation symporter-2 family protein; this encodes MKTAALGIQHLLAMYAGAILVPLIVGGALGLTSEQLTYLVAIDILMCGVATILQVVSNRFFGIGLPVVLGCTFTAVGPMIAIGGQYGISAIYGAILVSGLFVIVISTFFGKLVRFFPPVVTGTVVTVIGITLIPVAINNMGGGQGASDFGSISNISLSFGTLFFIILMYRFTEGFIRSISILLGIIAGTVVAAFIGKVDFSSVTEASVFHMVEPFYFGMPTFEWSAIVTMILVAMVSLVESTGVYFALGDMTEEKLKEADLSKGYRAEGLAILLGGIFNAFPYTAFSQNVGLMHMTGVKSRKVILVTGIMLITLGFIPKIAALTTIIPSAVLGGAMIAMFGMVIAQGIKMLSSVIANSAENSMIVACSVGMGLGVTVVPELFAQLPQSIQILTSNGIVAGSVTAITLNIIFNMTPSPARKTVTVLQEKEA
- a CDS encoding phosphotransferase family protein; protein product: MKKEKFYVDRIKQCYPNLHIYSAEMNDSGQNNDVLIANDSLVFRFAKYKEGIDHLKLEIEILNGIYEYVSLPIPRPIYKDFASKEPGRSFMGYERIDGQPFWRNLISTSKNAGHLQGIANQLAQFLNELHSIPVKKVVPTLEKETINPYNEISDLYVDFKIKLFPYMRDEAKRKTSERFEAYLSDGSHFNFTPCLIHGDFGASNILYSSDQNKITGVIDFGGSYLGDPAYDFAGILSSYGEEFLNMLTSHYPGIDHILKRMKFYKSTFALQEALFGIENNDVGAFNNGIREYR
- a CDS encoding hotdog family protein; protein product: MALKAGDMITFERTFTEEDVELFTRISGDEGAHHLTPDERGRLVVQGLLTATLPTKVGGDYNVLARKMTFEFFRPVFTMDTILCEVIIDQFANQGGRTLITASFSCRNQEEKEVVRGEFSGVIKNQ
- a CDS encoding FAD-dependent oxidoreductase is translated as MKIAVIGSTHAGTAAATNIANLYPESTITVYERNDNVSFLSCGLALYVGGVVNDPQGLFYSSPEKMRELGITMKMQHDVKEIDTDRQLIHASNLVTGESVTDHYDKLVMTTGSQAITPPIEGMNLDNVLFAKNYNQANTIIERAEQAEHVTVVGAGYIGVELVEAFEKGGKRVTLIDGADRILNKYLDPEFTDDVEADFRTRNIELALSQTVERIEGQDGSVKSVITNKGKYETDLVIMCVGFRPNTGLLKGKVDMLNNGAIKVNDYMQTSDPAIFAAGDCCAVKYNPTEGYAYIPLATNAVRMGTLVARNLIEPTIANVGTQGTSGLHIYDLNMASTGLTETSACLMGTHVKSVTIEDNHRPNFMPTAENVKLKVSFDPDTRRILGAQVLSKADVTQSINTISVGIQHGMTIDELAFVDFFFQPHFNQPWNFLNKAGLEANLSVKQPELV
- a CDS encoding GH32 C-terminal domain-containing protein, encoding MPEQDDYWAGAITIPRIISIEDGQLKSVPVPELKSLRCDHISYENVEVESECTFEGVEGTSLELNVVIDSKDASAFGMRVRCNESETEETKLLYDVKQEVFILDRNHSGAGPGGIRRAPLSLKDGRLHLRVFIDQSSLEVFLQNGEKVMTARIYPGKNSEGIQFFSDDKIEMVQLDKWSLNQSIDVTEFNK
- a CDS encoding glycoside hydrolase family 32 protein; translated protein: MIHQQQIQFATDSIKNTRVKITEDQWRLNYHVTAPAFWMNDPNGFCMFNNEFHLFYQHHPYSAEWGPMHWGHVKSKDLVHWEHLPIALAPSESYDQDGCFSGSAIEKDGRLYLFYTGNRWTGTNPDTDLKQVQCLAVSEDGTLFEKMADNPVIADAPSGMYILFISVIQKFGKKKTITIV